A genomic segment from Castor canadensis chromosome 1, mCasCan1.hap1v2, whole genome shotgun sequence encodes:
- the Dpp3 gene encoding dipeptidyl peptidase 3 isoform X1: protein MGEPEAGSEFAKRAAAAGPMADTQYILPNDIGVCSLDCREAFHLLSPTERLYAHHLSRAAWYGGLAVLLQTSPEAPYIYALLSRLFRAQDPDQLRQHALAEGLTEEEYQAFLVYAAGVYSNMGNYKSFGDTKFVPNLPKEKLECVIFGSKAAQQQPEEVRGLWQICGELMFSLEPRLRHLGLGKEGVTTYFSGNCTMEDAKLAQDFLDSQNLSAYNTRLFKEVNKEGKPCYEVRLASVLSTDPAEGLEMTSKLKKYEFQGRHFQVTRGDYAPILQKAVEHLEKAKAYAANHHQEQMLAQYIESFTQGSIEAHKRGSRFWIQDKGPIVESYIGFIESYRDPFGSRGEFEGFVAMVNKAMSAKFERLVASAEQLLKELPWPPAFEKDKFLTPDFTSLDVLTFAGSGIPAGINIPNYDDLRQTEGFKNVSLGNVLALANATQREKLTFLEEEDKDLYIRWKGPSFEVQVGLHELLGHGSGKLFAQDEKGVFNFDHEAVINPETGEQIQSWYRSGETWDSKFSTIASSYEECRAESVGLYLCLNPQVLEIFGFEGDNAEDVIYVNWLNMVRAGLLALEFYTPEASNWRQAHMQARFVILRVLLEAGEGLVTVTPTTGSDGRPDARVRLDRSKIRSVGRPALEQFLRKLQVLKSTGDVVAGRALYEGYAAVTDAPPERFLTLRDTVLLRKESRKLIVQPNTRLEGSEVQLLEYEASAAGLIQSFCERFPEDGPELEEVLTRLAKADARFWGEPQ, encoded by the exons ATGGGGGAGCCGGAAGCAGGAAGTGAGTTTGCGAAGCGAGCAGCTGCTGCAG GGCCCATGGCGGACACCCAGTACATCCTGCCCAATGACATTGGTGTGTGTAGCCTGGACTGCCGTGAGGCCTTCCACCTGCTGTCACCTACGGAGCGCCTCTATGCCCACCACCTGTCTAGGGCTGCCTGGTACGGAGGCCTTGCTGTGCTGCTACAGACCTCCCCTGAAGCCCCCTACATCTACGCCCTGCTCAGCCGCCTCTTCCGTGCCCAGGACCCAGACCAACTGCGCCAACATGCCCTGGCTGAGGGTCTTACAGAGGAGGAGTATCAG GCATTCCTTGTCTATGCTGCAGGGGTCTACTCCAACATGGGCAACTACAAGTCCTTTGGCGACACCAAGTTTGTTCCTAACTTGCCCAAG GAGAAGTTGGAATGTGTGATTTTTGGGAGTAAGGCCGCCCAGCAGCAGCCAGAAGAAGTCAGGGGCCTCTGGCAGATCTGCGGGGAGCTTATGTTCTCTCTGGAACCAAGACTTCGACACCTCGGGCTAGGGAAGGAG GGAGTCACCACCTATTTCTCTGGGAATTGTACCATGGAAGATGCCAAACTGGCCCAAGACTTTCTGGACTCCCAG AACCTCAGTGCCTACAACACACGGCTCTTCAAGGAGGTCAACAAGGAAGGGAAACCCTGCTATGAGGTGCGGCTGGCATCCGTGCTCAGCACAG ACCCTGCTGAGGGCTTGGAAATGACTTCCAAGCTGAAGAAGTATGAATTCCAGGGAAGGCATTTCCAGGTCACCCGGGGAGACTATGCCCCCATCCTCCAgaaggcagtagagcacctggaGAAGGCCAAG GCGTATGCAGCCAACCACCACCAGGAGCAGATGCTGGCGCAATACATAGAAAGCTTCACCCAGGGCTCCATCGAAGCCCACAAGAGGGGCTCCCGCTTCTGGATCCAGGACAAAGGCCCCATTGTGGAGAG TTACATTGGCTTCATTGAGAGCTACCGAGACCCCTTTGGATCCCGAGGAGAGTTTGAAG GCTTCGTGGCCATGGTGAACAAGGCCATGAGTGCAAAGTTCGAGCGGCTGGTAGCAAGTGCCGAACAGCTGCTGAAGGAGCTGCCCTGGCCACCGGCTTTCGAAAAGGACAAGTTCCTCACTCCTGACTTCACCTCCCTCGATGTCCTCACCTTCGCTGGCTCCGGCATCCCTGCTGGCATCAACATCCCCAACT ATGATGACCTGAGGCAGACAGAAGGCTTTAAGAACGTGTCACTAGGGAATGTGCTGGCTTTGGCCAATGCCACACAGCGGGAGAAGCTCACGttcctggaggaggaggataAG GACCTGTACATACGTTGGAAGGGGCCCTCCTTTGAAGTACAGGTGGGGCTACATGAACTGCTGGGCCATGGCAGCGGCAAGCTCTTTGCACAG GATGAGAAAGGAGTGTTCAACTTTGACCATGAGGCAGTGATCAACCCAGAGACGGGGGAGCAG ATTCAGAGCTGGTACCGGAGTGGAGAGACCTGGGACAGCAAGTTCAGCACCATCGCCTCCAGCTACGAAGAGTGCCGGGCAGAGAGCGTGGGCCTCTACCTCTGCCTCAATCCCCAAGTGCTGGA GATCTTTGGCTTTGAGGGGGACAATGCAGAAGACGTGATCTACGTGAACTGGCTCAACATGGTTCGGGCTGGGCTGCTGGCTCTGGAGTTCTACACCCCAGAGGCCTCTAACTGGCGACAg GCCCACATGCAGGCGCGGTTTGTGATCCTGAGAGTATTGCTAGAGGCTGGTGAGGGACTTGTGACCGTCACTCCTACCACAGGCTCTGATGGGCGCCCAGATGCCCGGGTCCGCCTGGACCGAAGCAAGATCCGGTCAGTGGGCAGGCCAGCCCTGGAGCAGTTCCTGCGGAAACTCCAG gTGCTCAAGTCCACAGGGGATGTGGTCGCAGGGCGGGCCCTGTATGAGGGGTATGCAGCAGTCACTGACGCGCCTCCCGAGCGCTTCCTCACCCTCAGGGACACAGTGCTACTGCGCAAGGAATCTCGGAAGCTCATCGTTCAACCCAACACTCGCCTTGAAG GCTCAGAAGTGCAGCTCCTCGAGTATGAGGCCTCGGCTGCTGGCCTCATCCAGTCCTTCTGTGAGCGCTTCCCAGAGGATGGGCCTGAGTTGGAGGAGGTCCTTACCAGGCTAGCGAAAGCAGATGCCCGCTTCTGGGGGGAGCCCCAGTGA
- the Dpp3 gene encoding dipeptidyl peptidase 3 isoform X2: MADTQYILPNDIGVCSLDCREAFHLLSPTERLYAHHLSRAAWYGGLAVLLQTSPEAPYIYALLSRLFRAQDPDQLRQHALAEGLTEEEYQAFLVYAAGVYSNMGNYKSFGDTKFVPNLPKEKLECVIFGSKAAQQQPEEVRGLWQICGELMFSLEPRLRHLGLGKEGVTTYFSGNCTMEDAKLAQDFLDSQNLSAYNTRLFKEVNKEGKPCYEVRLASVLSTDPAEGLEMTSKLKKYEFQGRHFQVTRGDYAPILQKAVEHLEKAKAYAANHHQEQMLAQYIESFTQGSIEAHKRGSRFWIQDKGPIVESYIGFIESYRDPFGSRGEFEGFVAMVNKAMSAKFERLVASAEQLLKELPWPPAFEKDKFLTPDFTSLDVLTFAGSGIPAGINIPNYDDLRQTEGFKNVSLGNVLALANATQREKLTFLEEEDKDLYIRWKGPSFEVQVGLHELLGHGSGKLFAQDEKGVFNFDHEAVINPETGEQIQSWYRSGETWDSKFSTIASSYEECRAESVGLYLCLNPQVLEIFGFEGDNAEDVIYVNWLNMVRAGLLALEFYTPEASNWRQAHMQARFVILRVLLEAGEGLVTVTPTTGSDGRPDARVRLDRSKIRSVGRPALEQFLRKLQVLKSTGDVVAGRALYEGYAAVTDAPPERFLTLRDTVLLRKESRKLIVQPNTRLEGSEVQLLEYEASAAGLIQSFCERFPEDGPELEEVLTRLAKADARFWGEPQ, encoded by the exons ATGGCGGACACCCAGTACATCCTGCCCAATGACATTGGTGTGTGTAGCCTGGACTGCCGTGAGGCCTTCCACCTGCTGTCACCTACGGAGCGCCTCTATGCCCACCACCTGTCTAGGGCTGCCTGGTACGGAGGCCTTGCTGTGCTGCTACAGACCTCCCCTGAAGCCCCCTACATCTACGCCCTGCTCAGCCGCCTCTTCCGTGCCCAGGACCCAGACCAACTGCGCCAACATGCCCTGGCTGAGGGTCTTACAGAGGAGGAGTATCAG GCATTCCTTGTCTATGCTGCAGGGGTCTACTCCAACATGGGCAACTACAAGTCCTTTGGCGACACCAAGTTTGTTCCTAACTTGCCCAAG GAGAAGTTGGAATGTGTGATTTTTGGGAGTAAGGCCGCCCAGCAGCAGCCAGAAGAAGTCAGGGGCCTCTGGCAGATCTGCGGGGAGCTTATGTTCTCTCTGGAACCAAGACTTCGACACCTCGGGCTAGGGAAGGAG GGAGTCACCACCTATTTCTCTGGGAATTGTACCATGGAAGATGCCAAACTGGCCCAAGACTTTCTGGACTCCCAG AACCTCAGTGCCTACAACACACGGCTCTTCAAGGAGGTCAACAAGGAAGGGAAACCCTGCTATGAGGTGCGGCTGGCATCCGTGCTCAGCACAG ACCCTGCTGAGGGCTTGGAAATGACTTCCAAGCTGAAGAAGTATGAATTCCAGGGAAGGCATTTCCAGGTCACCCGGGGAGACTATGCCCCCATCCTCCAgaaggcagtagagcacctggaGAAGGCCAAG GCGTATGCAGCCAACCACCACCAGGAGCAGATGCTGGCGCAATACATAGAAAGCTTCACCCAGGGCTCCATCGAAGCCCACAAGAGGGGCTCCCGCTTCTGGATCCAGGACAAAGGCCCCATTGTGGAGAG TTACATTGGCTTCATTGAGAGCTACCGAGACCCCTTTGGATCCCGAGGAGAGTTTGAAG GCTTCGTGGCCATGGTGAACAAGGCCATGAGTGCAAAGTTCGAGCGGCTGGTAGCAAGTGCCGAACAGCTGCTGAAGGAGCTGCCCTGGCCACCGGCTTTCGAAAAGGACAAGTTCCTCACTCCTGACTTCACCTCCCTCGATGTCCTCACCTTCGCTGGCTCCGGCATCCCTGCTGGCATCAACATCCCCAACT ATGATGACCTGAGGCAGACAGAAGGCTTTAAGAACGTGTCACTAGGGAATGTGCTGGCTTTGGCCAATGCCACACAGCGGGAGAAGCTCACGttcctggaggaggaggataAG GACCTGTACATACGTTGGAAGGGGCCCTCCTTTGAAGTACAGGTGGGGCTACATGAACTGCTGGGCCATGGCAGCGGCAAGCTCTTTGCACAG GATGAGAAAGGAGTGTTCAACTTTGACCATGAGGCAGTGATCAACCCAGAGACGGGGGAGCAG ATTCAGAGCTGGTACCGGAGTGGAGAGACCTGGGACAGCAAGTTCAGCACCATCGCCTCCAGCTACGAAGAGTGCCGGGCAGAGAGCGTGGGCCTCTACCTCTGCCTCAATCCCCAAGTGCTGGA GATCTTTGGCTTTGAGGGGGACAATGCAGAAGACGTGATCTACGTGAACTGGCTCAACATGGTTCGGGCTGGGCTGCTGGCTCTGGAGTTCTACACCCCAGAGGCCTCTAACTGGCGACAg GCCCACATGCAGGCGCGGTTTGTGATCCTGAGAGTATTGCTAGAGGCTGGTGAGGGACTTGTGACCGTCACTCCTACCACAGGCTCTGATGGGCGCCCAGATGCCCGGGTCCGCCTGGACCGAAGCAAGATCCGGTCAGTGGGCAGGCCAGCCCTGGAGCAGTTCCTGCGGAAACTCCAG gTGCTCAAGTCCACAGGGGATGTGGTCGCAGGGCGGGCCCTGTATGAGGGGTATGCAGCAGTCACTGACGCGCCTCCCGAGCGCTTCCTCACCCTCAGGGACACAGTGCTACTGCGCAAGGAATCTCGGAAGCTCATCGTTCAACCCAACACTCGCCTTGAAG GCTCAGAAGTGCAGCTCCTCGAGTATGAGGCCTCGGCTGCTGGCCTCATCCAGTCCTTCTGTGAGCGCTTCCCAGAGGATGGGCCTGAGTTGGAGGAGGTCCTTACCAGGCTAGCGAAAGCAGATGCCCGCTTCTGGGGGGAGCCCCAGTGA